In Candidatus Krumholzibacteriia bacterium, a genomic segment contains:
- a CDS encoding NADH-quinone oxidoreductase subunit B family protein — MTLYNELPATFVTTNVDKLINWGRASSLWYLLFGLACCGIELMQTGGPRADLDRFGSVPRATPRQADLMIVAGTVTLKMASRVKLLYEQMPHPKYVISMGSCANCGGLFDLAYSVLRGVDKVIPVDLYVPGCPPRPEALTEGVLEIQDKIHRERYLTRNP; from the coding sequence ATGACGCTCTACAACGAACTCCCCGCCACCTTCGTCACCACGAACGTGGACAAGCTCATCAACTGGGGTCGGGCTTCGTCGCTCTGGTATCTCCTCTTCGGCCTCGCCTGCTGCGGCATTGAGCTCATGCAGACCGGCGGGCCGCGGGCCGACCTCGACCGCTTCGGCTCGGTGCCGCGGGCCACGCCGCGGCAAGCGGACCTCATGATCGTGGCCGGCACAGTCACCCTGAAGATGGCCTCGCGGGTGAAGCTGCTCTACGAGCAGATGCCGCACCCCAAATACGTCATCTCCATGGGCAGCTGCGCCAACTGCGGGGGCCTCTTCGACCTGGCCTACTCGGTGCTGCGCGGCGTGGACAAGGTCATCCCGGTGGACCTCTATGTCCCCGGTTGCCCGCCGCGGCCCGAGGCGCTCACCGAGGGCGTCCTCGAGATCCAGGACAAGATCCACCGCGAGCGCTACCTCACCCGCAACCCCTGA
- a CDS encoding NADH-quinone oxidoreductase subunit A, giving the protein MLFDFANVLVFLALAIAFATAVMLAGRFIRPRIPEVHKDIPYECGEKPVGNAWIQFNFRFYLVAIVFVIFDVEIAFMFPVAAVFRNWVETGRGALALVEVLVFVLILFVGLIYVWSKGDLRWNKAVAKGGMSS; this is encoded by the coding sequence ATGCTCTTCGATTTCGCCAACGTGCTGGTCTTCCTCGCCCTGGCCATCGCCTTCGCGACGGCGGTCATGCTCGCCGGGCGCTTCATCCGGCCGCGCATCCCGGAAGTGCACAAGGACATCCCCTACGAGTGCGGCGAAAAGCCCGTGGGCAATGCCTGGATCCAGTTCAACTTCCGCTTCTACCTCGTGGCCATCGTCTTCGTGATCTTCGACGTCGAGATCGCCTTCATGTTCCCCGTCGCCGCCGTCTTCCGGAACTGGGTGGAGACGGGGCGGGGCGCCCTCGCCCTCGTCGAAGTCCTGGTCTTCGTTCTCATCCTATTCGTCGGCCTGATCTATGTCTGGTCCAAAGGGGATCTACGCTGGAACAAGGCCGTGGCGAAGGGCGGTATGTCGTCATGA